A genomic segment from Nicotiana sylvestris chromosome 1, ASM39365v2, whole genome shotgun sequence encodes:
- the LOC138891201 gene encoding uncharacterized protein, which translates to MAEYEACILGLNMAIDMNVQELLVISDSDLLVHQVQGEWATKNSKILPCLHHVQELRKRFTNMEFRYVPRIQNEFAYALATLSSMIQYPDKNFIDPIPVKIHNQSVYCAYVEEETNRKPWFHDINEYLTKGEYPKHANHTKKHTLRRLSNHFFHNGGNLYRRTLDLGLLRCVDAKEVSKLLEEIHDGTCDPHMNGFLLTKKILRAGYFWMTMETDCVQYICKCYQCQVHADMIKLLPNELNATSSPLNFNKK; encoded by the coding sequence atggcagagtatgaagcctgcatactagggctcaacatggcaatcgacatgaatgtTCAGGAGCTGCTAGTAATCAGTGATTCAGATCtacttgtgcaccaggtacaaggagaatgggccaccaagaattccaagatattgccatgtctgcaccatgtacaggaattgagaaagaggtttacaaatATGGAGTTTCGGTATGTTCCCAGAATTCAGAACGAGTTTGCCTATGctttggccaccttgtcatccatgatacagtatccagataagaatttcattgatcctatcccagtgaaaatccataatcaatCGGTTTACTGCGCTTATGTCGAGGAGGAGACAAAtagaaaaccttggttccatgacatcaatgAGTATTTAACAAAAGGGGAATACCCGAAGCATGCGAACCATACTAAAAAACACACACTCcgaagattgtccaatcacttcttccacaacggaggaaacttgtatagaagaactcttgatttgggattgctaagatgtgtcgacgcaaaagaggtTTCTAAGCTACTCGAGGAGATACATGATGGGACCTGCgacccacatatgaatggttttctCTTgaccaagaagatacttagggccggttacttttggatgactatggagacagattgcGTCCAGTATATCtgcaaatgctaccaatgtcaagtgcatgctgaTATGATAAAACTGCTGccaaatgaactcaatgcaacaagctcacctttaaactttaataaaaaataa